A genomic window from Cytobacillus suaedae includes:
- a CDS encoding YjiH family protein: MKSNTNVNVSYKPGLNNGSNLFKFFFFSAIGIFMFFIPITIGEKSSIPLDHLVTWINTTFSTAVPYYALIVILLGAIYPFYTKTWNKNRVNTVFSLFKVVGLLVAIMLVFKVGPEWLFAPSMGPFLYEKLVIPVGVLVPIGSVFLALLVGYGLLEFIGVLLQPVMRPIWKTPGRSAIDAVASFVGSYSIGLLITNRVFKEGKYTIKEATIIATGFSTVSATFMIVVAKTLGLMEIWNVYFWSTLVVTFLVTAVTVRIWPLNSLSNEYYDGKGNPEEVIKKDRLKTAWRYAMDASQTSPSLVKNIVANLKDGFVMTMGILPSILSVGLLGLVLAEYTPVFDILGYIYYPFTLLLQIPEPLLAAKASAIEIAEMFLPALLVVEAPMITKFVIGVVSVSAILFFSALIPCILSTEIPISIPKLLVLWVERTILTLIFATPIAYIFL, translated from the coding sequence ATGAAAAGTAATACAAATGTAAATGTAAGTTACAAACCAGGACTTAATAATGGGTCAAATTTATTTAAATTTTTCTTTTTTAGTGCAATAGGTATTTTCATGTTTTTTATTCCTATTACAATTGGAGAAAAATCTTCAATCCCACTAGATCACTTAGTTACATGGATCAATACTACATTTTCGACTGCAGTACCGTATTATGCTCTGATTGTCATTTTACTAGGTGCAATTTATCCTTTTTACACAAAGACTTGGAATAAAAATAGAGTAAATACTGTATTTTCCTTATTTAAAGTGGTCGGATTACTTGTTGCCATAATGCTAGTTTTCAAAGTAGGACCTGAGTGGTTATTTGCGCCAAGTATGGGGCCTTTTCTTTACGAGAAACTCGTTATTCCTGTCGGAGTGTTAGTTCCAATTGGTTCTGTTTTTTTAGCGTTACTGGTTGGATATGGATTATTAGAGTTTATTGGGGTGTTATTACAGCCTGTGATGAGACCAATCTGGAAAACACCAGGAAGATCTGCTATTGATGCAGTTGCATCATTTGTAGGGAGTTATTCTATAGGCTTATTAATTACAAACCGCGTTTTTAAAGAAGGGAAATATACAATTAAAGAAGCAACAATCATTGCTACCGGTTTTTCAACTGTTTCAGCAACCTTTATGATTGTTGTTGCAAAAACACTAGGGCTCATGGAAATTTGGAATGTGTATTTTTGGTCAACCTTAGTTGTTACATTTTTAGTTACTGCGGTTACAGTTCGAATCTGGCCATTAAATAGCCTTAGTAATGAATATTATGATGGTAAAGGGAACCCAGAAGAAGTCATTAAAAAGGATCGTCTAAAAACAGCATGGAGATATGCAATGGATGCATCTCAAACTTCTCCTAGCCTCGTAAAAAATATCGTTGCTAACCTAAAAGATGGGTTTGTTATGACGATGGGGATTTTACCATCTATTTTATCAGTTGGTTTATTGGGGCTAGTCCTTGCTGAATATACACCGGTATTTGATATACTTGGCTATATTTACTATCCTTTTACCTTGTTATTGCAGATTCCTGAACCATTACTGGCAGCAAAAGCTTCGGCAATAGAGATTGCTGAAATGTTCTTGCCAGCACTTTTAGTAGTAGAAGCACCTATGATTACTAAATTTGTTATTGGGGTTGTTTCTGTGTCAGCGATTTTATTTTTCTCAGCATTAATCCCTTGTATTTTATCAACAGAAATTCCAATCAGTATTCCTAAACTTTTAGTCTTATGGGTTGAAAGAACAATTCTTACTTTGATCTTTGCAACACCTATAGCTTATATATTCCTATAA
- a CDS encoding agmatinase family protein, which translates to MKQYPYPLLNPPNFKWRKSDGIAEPKVNEWIKTLNEGETPDWSHYDVTILGVPLSRSSISASSASENPDAIRRAWKSFSTYNLDYDVDLVNLNVVDLGDVRQHVTDIALCHRNIVEAMEGMRMNHPSTFPLVIGGDHSITAMLIKGWKHAHPNEEIGILQFDTHFDLRDMKEFGPANGTPIRNVIESGHVKGENIYNIGLHGFFNSKSLKQYADEVKLNYITLREARRKGIEATVQAALDELSEKVDTIYLTVDMDVLDIGIAPGAPASSPGGMRTDELFEAVTIAGQYSKVKAMDMVCLDPNKDVGEATVKAGVHVMLSFLTGLSMRV; encoded by the coding sequence ACTCAATGAAGGTGAAACACCGGATTGGTCCCATTATGATGTAACCATACTAGGGGTTCCGCTTTCTCGATCTTCCATTAGTGCATCATCGGCAAGTGAAAATCCTGATGCAATAAGGAGAGCATGGAAGTCGTTTTCCACCTATAACCTTGATTATGATGTTGATCTAGTAAACTTAAACGTTGTTGATCTTGGAGATGTAAGGCAGCATGTAACAGATATTGCTTTATGTCATCGCAATATTGTTGAGGCAATGGAAGGGATGCGCATGAACCATCCCTCAACCTTTCCACTTGTAATTGGAGGAGACCATTCTATCACAGCGATGCTGATTAAAGGGTGGAAACATGCCCATCCCAATGAAGAAATAGGGATTCTTCAATTTGATACTCATTTTGATCTTCGTGACATGAAGGAGTTTGGTCCAGCAAATGGCACTCCGATTCGGAATGTAATTGAGAGTGGACATGTTAAAGGCGAGAACATTTACAATATTGGCTTACATGGCTTCTTCAATTCTAAATCACTGAAACAATATGCTGATGAAGTGAAGTTAAATTATATTACATTAAGGGAAGCTCGAAGAAAGGGAATAGAAGCAACTGTTCAAGCGGCCCTTGATGAGCTTTCGGAAAAAGTGGACACCATTTACTTAACCGTTGATATGGATGTTCTTGATATTGGGATTGCTCCGGGTGCACCTGCTTCTTCTCCAGGCGGGATGAGAACAGATGAATTGTTTGAAGCGGTCACCATCGCTGGCCAATATTCAAAAGTGAAAGCCATGGACATGGTGTGCCTTGACCCGAATAAAGATGTTGGGGAAGCAACTGTGAAAGCTGGAGTACATGTGATGTTGTCGTTCTTGACTGGGCTTTCGATGAGAGTATAA